The genomic interval CCGCAAAACGGCACCCCTTTGGAGGGCTGATCAGGCTGGGCGGCTGGCCGGTAATAAACATCGGGTTCGATTCGCTGCGCAGGCGCGGCACGCTCGCCATCAACATCTGCGAATACGGGTGAAGCGGCGCGGGAAAGAAATCTCTCGCGTGACCGGTCTCCACGATCTGACCGGCGTACATGATGGCAACCTCGTCCGCCAGTTCGCTGGAGGTGGCGATATCATGCGTGATCAAAATAAAGGATGTGCCAAGTTCGTGTTTGATCCGTTTGAGAACGTTCATGATGTTGGCTTGGGTAAGCAGGTCGAGGGCGGAGGTCGGCTCATCGAGGACGATCAGGCTGGGGCTGGTGACGAGCGCCATCGCCAGGGCCACGCGCTGACGCATCCCGCCGCTCAACTCAAAGGGGTAGCGGCTGACAAAATCCTGCGGCACGCCCACATGCTGGAACATTGTTTGCGCGAGGTGCATGGCTTCGGCTTTGCTCAGTCCCAAATGAATGATGGCGGGTTCCGCCACCTGTTCTCCAACGCGGATGACCGGGTTGAGGGCATTCATCGCGGCTTGCGGCACCAGCGAGATGCCCAGCCAGCGGACATTCTTGCGGAATTCCTCATCATCGAATTCCATCACATCCGCGCCCTGCAAGAATACCTTGCCGTCGTATTTATCCACATTGCGCGGCAGGAGGCGGAGCATGGCTTTCGCCAACGAACTCTTCCCGCAACCCGATTCGCCGAGAACGACGACCGCGCGATTCGAGTCGAGCGTGAAATTGACGCCGTCTACGGCTTGCACCGCGCCGCCGCGTGTTTTGAAATGCAGTTCGAGTTTTTCGATCTGAAGGAGTTTGCTCGATGTGGTTTGGTTCATGCGTCTCTCAATTTGGGGTTGAAGATACGATCCAGGGCAAAGCCCAGCATGGCAAACCCCAGGCCAGTGATCATGAGCAGGATGGTCGGTTCCAGGATCCAGTAGTAATAGCCGCGATACAACGCGCCGTTCATATTGGCATCCTGAATGATCTTGCCCCAGGTCGGCAGGACCGGGTCACCCAAGCCCAGGACCGCCAACGAGGCTTCGAGGAAGACAAAGGCTGGCACAGAGGAAACCAGCCCCGGGATCAGCAATGGGATCATGCGCGGGATCAGGTAAAAGAACACGATGCGGATTCCACTTGCCCCATAGGCGCGCGCTGCCTCAATGTACATGGATTGCTTCACCTGGAGAAATATCGAGCGAAACCCCTTGATGGCGCCGGTAAAAATACTCAGGGCAATGGTTGCGCCGAGGATCACCCACAGACTACGCGAGTAGAACGTGCCGATCATGATGAGAATGGACAGGAAGGGGAGAACAAGGTTCACTTCGGTAATGCGTTGGATCAATTCATCGACCCAGCCTGAATACCACGCGCCCAGCGCGGCGATGATCATCGTCAATACCGAGGAACCGAGCGAGGCGATCAAGCCGAACGTCAACGCAACGGGAGCGCCCCACAATAACGGCACCATCAGATCGCGGCGCGCCTGATCGGTGCCCGCCAACCCATAGACCTGACCATGAAAGACGAATTCGGCATCTACGCGCGAGTCGGGCTCAAAGGTGGTGGCGGTGATGAGGAGACGATACTGCCCCTTGACCGGCGAACCAGTTTCACGGTCCGAGAAGAGCGAGGCGATCGTATCGTCCGTTTTGAGGCGGGCTTTGAGTTTTTCATCCTGGGCGAAACGATAGGTAAATTCCTTGCCGATCGCCATGTTTGCGATGCGTATCGTTTGCCCATCGGGGGTGAGCCATTCGAGCGAAACGAATGGTTGCTTCTCGGCGTAGCTCGATTTGAAATACAGGATCATATCCTGCGGGTAGGTATCATAGGTGAAATCGAAGGCATAGTTGGCGAGCAACTCGCCTGTGCCTTCCGCGCCGGGCGTGAATTCGCCGGTCAGGCTTCCATCTCTGGTAGTGACCGAGAACGATTCGGCGTATTGTGTGGACGAGAAATAATTGATCCATGCGGGCGCGGCAAACTTCGGGTTTTGATACCAGACTTCCTCCCCTCCTCGCCACAGGCGGATGGCTTCGCGATACGGAATCTTCAGCATGGCATACACAGCCAGTAACACAAGCAGGAGAACGACGAACGATCCAAACACAGCGGATGGGTAATAAAAAAACTTTTGAATCGAATTTTTCAGCGCGGTCATCTCAGCCCCCAACTTTTACGCGCGGATCAACGAGAGAGTACGTGAAATCGAGCAGAAATACTGTCATGGCAAGCAGATAGGCGTAAATAATGGTCGAGCCGACGATGATAGGAATGTCATATAACCCGATCGCCTGAAAGAGCGCGCGCCCCAGCCCGGGCCACAGGAAGACCGTTTCGGTGATGGTCGCGCCCGTCCATAGCGTGATGATGAGCAGGGCAAAATTGGTGATGATGTTGGGAAGCGTGGGGCGCAAAATATACTTCCGTTCCACATCGCGGGCGGGCAAACCTTTTGCCTTTGCCATATCCACGTAATCTTCGCTGGAGTAAATCAGGAAGAACGTGCGGTAGTTATAAATGCTCAGAAAAAACGAACTTAGCACAAGAGAGAAGGTGGGGAGGATCAAATGTTTAAGCAGGCTCAAGGAGTAATCGAACGGGTTGGAGGGCGGGGGGGAATCCACCATGCCGCCGAAAGGCAACACTTTCAACAATGCCGCAAAGATCAGAATGAGAAAGATGCCGTAAAACCAGGGCGGCACCGCGGAGGTCGGCGATAATGCAACGACCAGTTTGTCCCAAAAATTTCCATACTTGCGGGAAAGATTTAAAGCGAGCAGAATGCTGGAGAAAAACAGGAATAATTGCGAGATGCCCATTAATAACAGCGTGGCGGGCAGGCGCTCCAGCAAGATGAGGCGCACCTGCTTCGACCCCGAGTCGCTGGTCATATTCATGGCGCGCCCCAGGTTCAAGGTCAGCGCGTTCGCAAGATAGCGCGCATTCCGCGCCGCGATGGGCACATCCAAGCCCATGCGTTTTTCCTCCGAGGCGATCTTGTCTTTAATCAATTGCTGGCGAACTTCGAGGTCCATGGCTTGTCCCGCGGGGCTGTTGATGATCGCCTGCGTGACGCGGTCTCGAATCTCTCCGCGCATGATCTCATCCACATAGCCGCCCATATTGGCGATGACGATGGTGAGATAAATGCCAATGATGACGGTGACGAACAACGTCAACAGGCGCGTGATGGAATATCGCAAGATACGGAGCAACGAGCCGTAGCGCGTCGATCTCTGGGAAACCAACGAATCGGTTGTGGGTTGGGTTATCACTGCCATGCATGCCTCGCTCATTTTCTTGAATGAACTCACAGGGACGAAAACGGATCGTCCCTGTGAGTCTTCAATCGTCAAATCCTACGGAACCGCCACAAAATCAAACGAGGTGAACGAAGGGATCGCCACAGGGATCGGCACCACCGCCACTTCGAGCCTGGCTGAGCCAGTGGAGAGTTTCTTCGTTTCCTCCGCGGTCAGCGTCACTTGATACTGACCGTCGGCGACTGCGGTGGCATCGCCCACCGACACGACCGCGCCGCTCGCATCGTACAGGATGTATTTCACCCGCGCGATATCGGAGAGCAGATATGGCTGATCTTTGAAATTGATCGCCACATCGAACGTCGCTTCATCGCCCGATTTGACCTGCCCTGGCCCATCCAGCAGGGTCGTCGCCAACTTTGGCTCGCTAAATTGCGCCCAACGATCGGCGAGATCGGGGAAATCGGCAAACTGCTTAAGGACAACCGATTTTTCCGTGGGAAACGCCTGGTCGAGATAATAGGGACCCGTGCCAACCATATAGTGACCATGATCCGCAACCCATTGCTTGAGGTTGGCGTAGCGGAGGTCGGCTTCTTCTTTGGTCATAAATTGACTCATGGTCGCGGCGTACGGAATATGCGACTCAGCCGCCGCCTGATCGAGATACTTGCCGAGAATTTCGAGGCTCGGGCCGCCCACCCAGTTGGTTTGTTCCACTTCAAGCGTTCCGGCTTTATCTTCCGAATATGCCAGTTCGCCATTCACTTCTGCGAGGTTAGACACTGCCAGCACGGGCCAACTGTTCTCATACCCTAAACCATAAAGGTCCTGAGGCCAGAGAGTTAAGATGTTGAGTTCCGCGTTGGTGTTGTACGTATCGGAATACGCTTCGATGGTCAACGGGTCGGTGGAAACGATGCGATACCCTTTGAATGCCGCGAGCGTGGCGTTGATGCTCAATGCCAGCGCTTCATCGTACATTTTGCTTTCCGGTTTACCGGGGTCGAAACTCTGGATCATGTTCATCACAAAATCGCCCACAGAAAGCGGACTGCCATCGTGCCATTTCACCGTTTCGAACAAATCATCGGGATACACAACCAGGCTTTTGACATTGGCTGTCAGACCGTCGGGATACTTCTCGCCGACTGTGATGAAGCGTTGCTCGGTCGCGTCCCAATCGATCCAGGCGTCGGCGGGAACATCCACTTGGGGCGCCGCAGTCACGGTCAACCAATCGAGACTCTGATTGATCGGCAAACCTTCCTTATAAGTCAATTCGGCACTGGCAATACGCTGAGGATAGGCAAGCCCGGTATACGGATCAGCCATCAAACCGCCCGCGCCGGTGATATTGGAACTGCCCTGCGTGGTCATACGACTGACAAAACCATCCCAGATCCAGTTGCTTCCGGCGACCGAATTCCATGGCTCGGTGAACAGGTCGTTTGTGCCGATCTTCATCGTGCCGCCTTCTTGATCTTTGAAGCGCAAGTTGTACGGACCGACGTTTGTAGATTCGGGACCGGTCGCGAGATCATATGTCACTTGCACATTGTTGGCGTAAGGCGCATAGGTCTTTTGATCAATGACCCATACAAACAGCGAATCTTCCAGCGAAAGTTCGAGCCCGCGCGCCATCATGGCATCGCGTTCTTCCTTCGAGTCGTAATTGCCTTGCGCGAGGTCATCGCCGAGTTTTTGGAATTCGGGATCAGAGACATTCGAGATAAACGGTTCGCTCGCTTGCGTGCTCGTATTTAAGTAACTTTGTTGAATGTTGCCGCTCTCGTCGCGCAGTGAACCCAAACCAGAAACACCATAACCGGCGGTATATAAATTCCATTGACCTTCCGCCGCAACGGTCCCCTGCCAGATCGGGAAGGCTTCGGAAGCGGTCTTATACTGGCGGTCCACGGTAAAGCCGATGCTTTCGAGTTGATTCGATACGTAATCACCCATCGGCTGGCGCGTGCCATCGCCATCGGAACGGATGAGGAAGATCAACGTTACAGGCGCGCCGTTAAATTGCCATTTGCCATCCGCGCCGAGTTCGGCGCCCATGGCGGGCATTTCAGCGTCGATCACAGCCTTTGCGCGTTCCGTATTGAAAGCGTATTTGCTTTCCAAAG from Candidatus Defluviilinea gracilis carries:
- a CDS encoding ABC transporter ATP-binding protein, whose translation is MNQTTSSKLLQIEKLELHFKTRGGAVQAVDGVNFTLDSNRAVVVLGESGCGKSSLAKAMLRLLPRNVDKYDGKVFLQGADVMEFDDEEFRKNVRWLGISLVPQAAMNALNPVIRVGEQVAEPAIIHLGLSKAEAMHLAQTMFQHVGVPQDFVSRYPFELSGGMRQRVALAMALVTSPSLIVLDEPTSALDLLTQANIMNVLKRIKHELGTSFILITHDIATSSELADEVAIMYAGQIVETGHARDFFPAPLHPYSQMLMASVPRLRSESNPMFITGQPPSLISPPKGCRFAARCPFRFEKCVEEPPVFEKNGRSVKCWLHA
- a CDS encoding ABC transporter permease: MTALKNSIQKFFYYPSAVFGSFVVLLLVLLAVYAMLKIPYREAIRLWRGGEEVWYQNPKFAAPAWINYFSSTQYAESFSVTTRDGSLTGEFTPGAEGTGELLANYAFDFTYDTYPQDMILYFKSSYAEKQPFVSLEWLTPDGQTIRIANMAIGKEFTYRFAQDEKLKARLKTDDTIASLFSDRETGSPVKGQYRLLITATTFEPDSRVDAEFVFHGQVYGLAGTDQARRDLMVPLLWGAPVALTFGLIASLGSSVLTMIIAALGAWYSGWVDELIQRITEVNLVLPFLSILIMIGTFYSRSLWVILGATIALSIFTGAIKGFRSIFLQVKQSMYIEAARAYGASGIRIVFFYLIPRMIPLLIPGLVSSVPAFVFLEASLAVLGLGDPVLPTWGKIIQDANMNGALYRGYYYWILEPTILLMITGLGFAMLGFALDRIFNPKLRDA
- a CDS encoding ABC transporter permease — translated: MAVITQPTTDSLVSQRSTRYGSLLRILRYSITRLLTLFVTVIIGIYLTIVIANMGGYVDEIMRGEIRDRVTQAIINSPAGQAMDLEVRQQLIKDKIASEEKRMGLDVPIAARNARYLANALTLNLGRAMNMTSDSGSKQVRLILLERLPATLLLMGISQLFLFFSSILLALNLSRKYGNFWDKLVVALSPTSAVPPWFYGIFLILIFAALLKVLPFGGMVDSPPPSNPFDYSLSLLKHLILPTFSLVLSSFFLSIYNYRTFFLIYSSEDYVDMAKAKGLPARDVERKYILRPTLPNIITNFALLIITLWTGATITETVFLWPGLGRALFQAIGLYDIPIIVGSTIIYAYLLAMTVFLLDFTYSLVDPRVKVGG